The genomic DNA ATTGGGCCGGGCCCAGATCGCGGTCGATGTAGCAGAACAGGGCGACGGGCGCGCCGAAACAGTCCCAGTTCGCGGAAGCGGCCCTCTGGCGCGCCTCCACGTCCTCGTGCGGGATCCCGAGTGCGCCGTAGCGCTGCTCGCCGAAGGCGGATCGGCGTTCACGGTACGGGGACTTCAGTGCGGGCGGGTACTGCTCGTACTCCGGCTCGTCCCAGGGGTCGCCTGCGGCTATGCGCTCGCCGGCGCGTTTCTTGAGTTCGGCCAGCGGCGCGCCGGTCAGCACGTAGGCATGCCACGGCTGGAGGTTCGATGCGGACGGCGCCCAAGCCGCGGCGGAAAGCACGCGCTCCAGCACCTCCCTCGGGACAGGCCGGTCGGTGAACCCGCGCACCGCCCGTCGACTTACGACCGCCTCATAGACGTCCATGAGCGCGCATCTCCCTGCTCGACGTGGCCATCCTCGTTACGCTCACTATCGTATTACTCAAGACGGTATCATTCAATACCATCTTGTGTTTGACTGTCGCCGAGTACGAATCCTCAGCCCCTGGCTCCCGCCTCGGGCACCGCCCTTTGGAGCAAGTCCATGGCCACGCTGCTGCACATCGACTCGTCCGTGTTCCCCGGCGAGGCATCCTCGTCCCGTTCGGTCGCGAACGCCTTCCGCAAGGCCTGGGAGGAGCAGCATCCGGACGGCACGGTGATCTACCGCGACGTCGCCGCCGACCCTGTCCCCCACATCACCGCCGCCGCCCACACCGCCGGTTTCACCGCCCCTTCCGAGCACACCCCGGAGCAGTCCGCCGCGTTCGCCGCGCGCGTGAAGCTCATCGAAGAGCTGGAGCAGGCGGACGCCGTCCTGATCGGCGCCCCCATGTACAACTACTCGATCCCGTCGACTCTCAAGGCATGGCTGGACAACGTGATCCTGCTCGGCCGCACCACGGGTGAGACCCCCTCCGCACAAGGCACGCCGGTCACCGTCGTCGCCAGCCGCGGCGGCTCCTACGCGCCGGGCACCCCGCGCGAGGGCTGTGAGTTCGTACAGAACTACCTGA from Streptomyces sp. NBC_01707 includes the following:
- a CDS encoding FMN-dependent NADH-azoreductase, translating into MATLLHIDSSVFPGEASSSRSVANAFRKAWEEQHPDGTVIYRDVAADPVPHITAAAHTAGFTAPSEHTPEQSAAFAARVKLIEELEQADAVLIGAPMYNYSIPSTLKAWLDNVILLGRTTGETPSAQGTPVTVVASRGGSYAPGTPREGCEFVQNYLTAVLEGSLGLDLDFIVPELTMAPRNPAMSELIPLYEASRERAFEDATAKAKALAERLAA
- a CDS encoding nitroreductase, which gives rise to MDVYEAVVSRRAVRGFTDRPVPREVLERVLSAAAWAPSASNLQPWHAYVLTGAPLAELKKRAGERIAAGDPWDEPEYEQYPPALKSPYRERRSAFGEQRYGALGIPHEDVEARQRAASANWDCFGAPVALFCYIDRDLGPAQWSDVGMYLQTVMLLLRAEGLHSCAQMAWAKYRKTVAEVLSPPDELVLFCGMSIGFEDVTVGHGRTGRASIDETVTFVDGC